The Edaphobacter flagellatus sequence GCATGCTCAACACTCCGGAGACGGAAAAGATCAGCGAGAAGCCGAGGAAATACCACTTCTTTCCCAACCAGTCGATATTGGTATTACGAAAAAATTCCACGTTGCGAGTCCTTCTATCTCAAGCTAAAAACTTGTCATTCCGGCCGGAGCGAAGCGAAGTGCAGGAATCTGCTTCTCTGCCACCACGCCCGCCCAACCTCAAATTGAAAGCGCTGCTCCCCGCTCTTTGCCCTGCAGGTGCGAATCGAAAATCACCCGCGAGACAAACACGGCCGTAAACAGGTTGGCCAGCAGACCGAACGCCAGCGTCACCGCAAATCCGCGCACCGGACCGGTTCCGAACAGGAACAGAATCAGCGCCGACACAATCGTCGTCACGTGCGTGTCGATGATCGTCACCCACGCATGCGCAAAGCCCTGCTGCACCGCTATCGCCGCGCTCTTACCCGCGCGCAGCTCTTCACGAATACGCTCGAAGATCAGCACGTTCGAGTCCACGCCCATACCGATCGTCAGAATCACACCCGCAATACCCGGCAGCGTCAGCGTCGAGCCCGTAAAGCCCATGAAGCCCAGCAGAATAATCAGGTTCAGCACCAGCGCCAGGTCGGCATTGATGCCCGCGCCGCGGTAGTAGATCAACATGAAGACCATCACCGCGGCCATACCGGCGATCGCCGCAAAGACGCCCTGGCGGATCGAAGCGGCTCCCAGGCTCGGTCCCACCGTACGCGTCTCCAGGAACGAGATCGACGCCGGCAGCGCGCCCGTGCGCAGCATCAGGCTCAGGTCCGCAGCCTGCTGCTTCGTAAATCCGCCCACAATCTCGCCGCGGTCGCGAATGGCCGAGTTGATCCCCGCCACCTCTCGCACCTTGTTGTCCAGCACAATCGCCATCGAACCCGGCGTCGCGCTCGTCGCCGAGTGCTCGTTCGTGTACTTGTAGAAGCGGTCGCCCGCCTCCGTCGTCAGCGTAAACGTAATGTTCGGACGCCCGTTCTGGTCCGTCGAAGGCTGCGCATCGCGGAAGTCCGTGCCTTCCACCTCGCTCACGCGCTTCAGCAGCCAGACCTGCTCCGGCGCACCCGCTTGTGCCGCGCCCTTCACCAGAATCGAGTCCGGCGGAATAATGCCGTTATTCGCCTGCAGCGCATCCTGATCGCTGGCATACGGTCCACCCGTCACCGCATGGATCTCCAGCTTCGCCGTCGATTGAATCACATCCTCGACGCGAGCCGGGTCGTCCAGACCAGGCAGCTCCACCAGAATCTGGTTCTCGCCCAGGCCATACTTCTGAATCGTCGGCTCCGCCACGCCCAGCTTGTCGATACGCTCGCGAATCGTCTCGATCGACGTATCCACCGTGCGCGTCACCAGATCGTTCGCCGACTGCTGCTTCATCGTCAGCGTCATCGTGCCGTCAGCGCCCGAGGCCACGTCATAGGCGTTGTAGTTCACACCGTTGAAGACCGAGCGAGCATCGCTCTGCTTGGCAACCGGAATGCCCGAAACCACAATCGTGGTCGGCTTCGAAGCATCGCTGCGCGCCGCCGTCGCTCCCGAAATCCCCGCAGCCTGCAGGTCCGTCGTCAGCCTGACCGCATCGCGGTCCACCGCCGAAGCCACCGCCTCGTTTGCGTGAACCTCCAGCACCAGGTGCGTGCCGCCCTTCAGGTCAAGACCCAGGTTGATGCGCCGCTCCAGCGACGCCCTCAGGCCGCCCTTCGGAATACCCACGATGCCATAGACAAATACCAGCAGCACCGCAACAATAAACACCGTCTTACCGGACAGATTCTTTCCCATGCTTCTCTCTACCTAATCCTCGCGGCCTTCGCCGCCAATCCTCTATACAGTGTCATTCCGGGCGAAGCGAAGCGGAGTCGAGAAACTTCCCGCATCGTGCCCGA is a genomic window containing:
- the secD gene encoding protein translocase subunit SecD; amino-acid sequence: MGKNLSGKTVFIVAVLLVFVYGIVGIPKGGLRASLERRINLGLDLKGGTHLVLEVHANEAVASAVDRDAVRLTTDLQAAGISGATAARSDASKPTTIVVSGIPVAKQSDARSVFNGVNYNAYDVASGADGTMTLTMKQQSANDLVTRTVDTSIETIRERIDKLGVAEPTIQKYGLGENQILVELPGLDDPARVEDVIQSTAKLEIHAVTGGPYASDQDALQANNGIIPPDSILVKGAAQAGAPEQVWLLKRVSEVEGTDFRDAQPSTDQNGRPNITFTLTTEAGDRFYKYTNEHSATSATPGSMAIVLDNKVREVAGINSAIRDRGEIVGGFTKQQAADLSLMLRTGALPASISFLETRTVGPSLGAASIRQGVFAAIAGMAAVMVFMLIYYRGAGINADLALVLNLIILLGFMGFTGSTLTLPGIAGVILTIGMGVDSNVLIFERIREELRAGKSAAIAVQQGFAHAWVTIIDTHVTTIVSALILFLFGTGPVRGFAVTLAFGLLANLFTAVFVSRVIFDSHLQGKERGAALSI